AGCGCAAGCGTGTCATTCACCGCATTCATCTGTGCGGCCCGAAAATTCGCATCTGCCAGCAGAACACGTTGCTTCCGCGTTTGCGCGTCAAGGATGTTCGCTCGAAACAACCCTTCTATCGCCCGGTAAGCGCCCAATTCCGCAGCTCCGATGCCAAGCACTCCGATTGCAACGATCGGATTCTCCGGCGTTGATTCCTGCCAAGCCTCTGCAGCCGAAAGTCCGACATTGGCATAGGAGGCTTGCAGCCCCTTGTTGTTCAAGAGCGCGACCTGCACCGCCGTGTCTGCCGAGATCGTTCGTTGATGGACCATTGCGTGAACTTGTTTTTTCAATTCCGCGTTCTCGGCTTGGGTCTGCGCAAAAGCTGTTCTTTTGCCGATGGCCGCCGCGGTCTGGGTTGACACAATCGAAAACCCGGCTTTCTGGTCCGTGTAGGCATCTGGAACCGCCGTCGCGCATGCTGCCAGTGTCATTGGCAGACCAAGCGCAAGTAAAGGTCTCGTCAAAATCATCAGTTTGCCTCCGATTGCTCTTCGTTGACCTCGCGCCAGTCGCGCGGGCCAGTTGGGCCACGATACGTGTACCCGGCCAGGGGGTTTTTGTAGGACAAGGGGGATGAAACCGTACCATTGAACGTAGCCTCTTGGCTGGCAACGCTCGGAAGCGGCGTGGGCTCTGACGTGCACGCCCCAAGCACGAGCGCAGATGCGCCCAGAAGTATAGCAATTTTCATTAGTTTAGACCTGACTTATTGAGAAACTCGAGAACGCTTTGCAGGCGCACTCAGAAGATCCGCATACCGGATCGGCGGCTAAGTCAGACTCGTGGTGGGCGTTGTGGGCTGTCCGGTTCGAACGATACGATCAGGCGGTCGACAGCCACGTGACGCGCGCTTGGCTCGTCGCGCGACCGGATCACGTTTCTTTCATCGAGAACAACCGAAAAGCAGAAGCCGTTGCAGCATTGAATGCCGTCATGTTCGCCATCCGCGTTTGCAACGCGTTCGCTTTCCCCGCAATGAGTTGCAGCGGAATGGCCGTGACCACTATCGTTTAATTCAGACATCGTTTCGGCGCTATGATCTGTGCCAACCGGCTCGCCATGTCCGCCCATCTGAGCATGTAGAGCAGACGACGGAACTGTAGCCAAAGCAAGCACACAGATGATACCAAGCATCATCTGACGCAATCTTGAAATGGTGAGTGCGATCCTCATAGTAAGTTAAATGTATCATGGAAAGCATTCTGTCAACGTTTCCATCCTTTGAAAACTGTGGCCTGAGCCCCGACTCCCCTCCAACCATTTGGAGAATCCGCAGGTTACGGCAAGATCTATCGCTTCGGAGAGGCCTTCGCGGGTATCCTCATGGTCGCCGGAGCGCTCACCTGGCTTTCGGCACCCCTGGCCTTGTTCATCGGCACCGTAGGTGCGGTATCGGTCTTCAAGGCGGTCTACATCGACAAGCGCGAGTTGAAATGCGCCTGCGTCGGCGGTGACAGCAACGTGCCGCTGGGGTTCGTCTCGCTCACCGAAAACGTCATGATGGTGGTGATGGGGATCTGGATGCCGATCCGGGTCTACCTGATCGGCTGACGGCCCCGCGACCTCTACAGGGGCGCGGCGTGTACGACCTATTTGAGTGGTGGAGATGATCCCCACTTACCAACCATCACGCCAAGAGCTGGTTCGAGGTTCGTCAGCCGATTGTCGCGAGAAAAGGAAACGTCCCCAGCAGCCAATAGGCAAACCGTGACAATTGCCCGGTCATGATGGCAACTCCCATGATGATCATGGCAATACCCGCGCCCTTGTAGAGCCAGCGGCCGGCCTTGCCGATCTGCCTAACCCGCGCGGCGATGGCGTCGGTGAAGAGCGCCGCCAGCAGGAAGGGCACCCCTAGACCAGCGGAATAGATCGACAGCAGCCAGATGCCGTCCGACATGCCGCCGGAGGTCGAACTGAGTGTCAGGATCGCGCCGAGGATCGGTCCGATGCAAGGTGTCCAGCCAAAGGCGAAGGCCAGTCCCAGCACGTAGGCCCCGAGCGGGCGACCGCCGGGAATGTCGAGATTGAAACGGGTATCGCGCGAGAACGCATTGAGACGAAAGACACCCAGCATGACCAGTCCGAACAGAATGATGATCGCGCCGCCGAGATAGTTCAGTTCGGTGCGCCATGTCAGCAGCAGGGATCCAAGCGCACTGGCCCCAGCCCCGAGTGCGACGAAGACTGTCGAAAAGCCCAAGACAAAGCAGGCGCTCAACCCGAGCGCCCCGGCGCGCGCCCGCAGGCCGACCGAACGCGTCGTGCGCAAATCCGGCTGGCCCGCAATATAGGAGACATAGCCCGGCACCAGCGGCAGGACGCAGGGCGACAGGAACGAAATGGCCCCCGCCAGAAAGGCCGCGAAAATGCCGATGCCGGAGATATCCGTCATTTTTCACGATCGGCGTTGAAGGGCCGCAAGGCCCACCAGAACGCGGTCAGCGGGATCACGATCCATTGCAGCACAGGTGACAGGCCCGCATCAAGGATCGGAATGATCGGCATCAGGTCCGAATAGGCCCAGGCCGCGCGGATCACGATGTTGAGCCATTCACTGAACAGCGTGTATCCCAGCCCGAATACCACCGTAAGGACAGTCACAGACCGCCGCGTGGAGGCAACCAGGGGCCAGCCCCGACCCGACAGCATGAGCGCAAGCATCAGCGTGCTCATGGCGATCAGGATATCGCCACCCGTGCAATGGACGGCTGCGAAGACAATCTCCCCCCAAGTGCCCTCTTTCCAGATCGTGTAGAGCGGCATATGTGCGAACTCCCAGATCAGATTGGCCGGGATTATTACCGAAAAATACCGACGCAGAGCTGTCAGGGAGATTCCGTCTGTCGAGGACAGCCTGACGCCAGTCGCGACGACACTCATTGAAACACACCTGTCAGCTGGTCCCACCAGCTGGGCTCCCGGCGTCGATGTTGGTCGTTGTTGATCAACTCGCTGACGTA
The window above is part of the Roseovarius sp. THAF27 genome. Proteins encoded here:
- a CDS encoding cytochrome c biogenesis CcdA family protein, which encodes MTDISGIGIFAAFLAGAISFLSPCVLPLVPGYVSYIAGQPDLRTTRSVGLRARAGALGLSACFVLGFSTVFVALGAGASALGSLLLTWRTELNYLGGAIIILFGLVMLGVFRLNAFSRDTRFNLDIPGGRPLGAYVLGLAFAFGWTPCIGPILGAILTLSSTSGGMSDGIWLLSIYSAGLGVPFLLAALFTDAIAARVRQIGKAGRWLYKGAGIAMIIMGVAIMTGQLSRFAYWLLGTFPFLATIG